The Candidatus Ancaeobacter aquaticus genome includes a window with the following:
- the tuf gene encoding elongation factor Tu (EF-Tu; promotes GTP-dependent binding of aminoacyl-tRNA to the A-site of ribosomes during protein biosynthesis; when the tRNA anticodon matches the mRNA codon, GTP hydrolysis results; the inactive EF-Tu-GDP leaves the ribosome and release of GDP is promoted by elongation factor Ts; many prokaryotes have two copies of the gene encoding EF-Tu) — GDNVAIELELIVPVAMEKGLRFAIREGGRTIGAGRISDIVE, encoded by the coding sequence GGGAGATAATGTAGCGATCGAGTTGGAGTTGATTGTGCCGGTAGCGATGGAAAAAGGTTTGAGATTTGCGATACGAGAAGGCGGACGAACAATCGGCGCCGGTAGAATCTCTGA